A window of Borrelia sp. A-FGy1 contains these coding sequences:
- a CDS encoding rod-binding protein, producing the protein MIDKSNLLYMKTKNQINQIRNLKNKSEQANKNKNDLYNVSLEFETIFINQIFKSMRSSLKKENNIINGGQAEEIFEDMLYLEKARQISKSKNFGLATLIYNQISKK; encoded by the coding sequence ATGATAGATAAGAGTAATCTACTATATATGAAAACAAAAAATCAAATAAATCAAATAAGAAATTTAAAAAATAAATCAGAACAAGCGAACAAAAACAAGAATGATCTTTACAATGTCTCTTTAGAATTTGAAACAATTTTTATAAATCAAATATTTAAGAGCATGAGAAGTTCTTTAAAAAAAGAAAATAACATAATAAACGGAGGACAAGCAGAAGAAATTTTTGAAGATATGCTTTATTTAGAAAAGGCAAGACAAATATCAAAATCCAAAAACTTTGGTCTTGCTACTTTAATTTATAATCAAATAAGCAAAAAATAA